The following are encoded together in the Scomber scombrus chromosome 7, fScoSco1.1, whole genome shotgun sequence genome:
- the nudt17 gene encoding nucleoside diphosphate-linked moiety X motif 17, producing MWKYDEDPLDCRERCGEKTFASGGRIELLQPFSGEDKHVTPAGPDTESLDVFAGDLSKLVQEAFAGYGAIAQVPVWARPDSSLTGHFSDGGDDEVEVSCSLEKNQFILSRGDEGRRVQLKRPAFCPIKHLSVTEAAAIPLDVQQRGVDVGVAILLQSANQRVLLTRRAKELRIFPNVWVPPGGHVESDETLLEAGLRELKEETGLKLEPDEVSPKILGLWESVYPAMLSRGLPQRHHIVVYMLLHSSLSHLQLQASLSPSPAEVSGCLWADRRLVGAVVAAADGDDAEVQLDDLPNDVSVSQVSSDGALSDSSLPLAVFISRVPTSGPDVERVSTGTKFALELWLRSLETPDL from the exons ATGTGGAAGTACGATGAGGATCCGCTGGACTGCAGAGAGCGCTGCGGGGAGAAGACGTTCGCCAGCGGAGGCAGGATTGAACTCCTGCAACCCTTCAGCGGAGAGGACAAACATGTTACACCTGCTGGGCCAGACA CGGAGAGTTTGGATGTGTTTGCAGGAGACCTGAGCAAGTTAGTGCAAGAAGCCTTCGCAGGTTATGGTGCTATAGCTCAGGTTCCTGTCTGGGCTCGACCCGACTCT AGTTTAACGGGTCACTTCAGCGACGGCGGTGATGACGAGGTGGAGGTCAGCTGCTCTCTGGAGAAGAACCAGTTCATCCTGAGCAGAGGAGACGAAGGACGACGAGTCCAACTGAAG AGGCCCGCCTTCTGTCCCATCAAACACCTGTCAGTCACGGAGGCCGCAGCGATCCCATTGGACGTCCAGCAGCGAGGAGTGGACGTGGGCGTGGCCATCCTCCtgcagtcagccaatcagagagtgCTGCTGACACGGCGGGCCAAGGAGCTCCGGATATTTCCAAACGTCTGGGTTCCTCCag GCGGACATGTTGAGTCAGATGAGACG ctgctgGAAGCTGGTCTGAGGGAGTTAAAGGAGGAAACTGGACTGAAACTGGAACCAGATGAAGTTTCTCCAAAAATACTGGGACTGTGggag TCAGTGTATCCTGCCATGCTGTCCAGAGGTCTTCCTCAGAGACATCACATCGTCGTCTACATGCTGCTGCACTCGTCTCTCTCACACCTGCAGCTACAG GCGTCTCTGAGTCCGTCTCCTGCTGAGGTCAGCGGCTGTTTGTGGGCCGACCGCCGGCTGGTCGGAGCCGTGGTGGCGGCGGCGGACGGAGACGACGCCGAGGTTCAGCTGGACGACCTGCCGAACGACGTCAG CGTGTCGCAGGTCTCCTCAGACGGAGCTCTGAGCGACTCCTCGCTGCCGCTGGCCGTGTTTATCAGCCGGGTGCCGACCAGCGGCCCGGACGTGGAGCGAGTCAGCACCGGGACAAAGTTCGCCCTGGAGCTGTGGCTGCGGAGCCTGGagacccctgacctctga
- the si:dkey-7j14.6 gene encoding membrane-spanning 4-domains subfamily A member 4A, which yields MASTSISKIGGVVVVTQVIPQDETSIQLQNPAAPPTPPSPPSAPSAPPTKTDDMAAIFLRGEPQGLGLVQIFIGLLSVLFSLTAVYSPILIIHAPFSVAIAFVVSGSLAVAASRTPSVHLVWASLLSNVLSAVLSVASIVYLCWILAGPSPAMQLCRDERFGDESWTRCSRNMWSLNVILYALRIFVLILLVLQLCIVISVSVFSGKAVRRSDRYAPIMVMVDNGSDVDLLGSEGKETS from the exons ATGGCGTCTACATCCATCTCTAAGATCGGCGGCGTCGTTGTTGTGACTCAAGTTATTCCTCAGGATGAAACGTCCATCCAGCTGCAGAACCCTGCTGCCCCCCCGACCCCTCCATCACCCCCATCCgccccctctgccccccccaCCAAGACCGACGACATGGCCGCCATCTTCCTGCGGGGGGAACCGCAGGGCCTCGGG TTGGTTCAGATCTTCATCGGGCTTCTCAGCGTTCTCTTCAGTCTGACCGCCGTTTACTCGCCGATCCTCATCATCCACGCTCCGTTCAGCGTCGCCATCGct TTCGTGGTTTCTGGATCTTTGGCCGTAGCAGCGAGCAGAACGCCGTCGGTCCATCTG gtgtgggCGTCGCTGCTGTCTAACGTGCTCAGCGCTGTGCTGAGCGTGGCGAGCATCGTCTACCTCTGCTGGATCCTCGCCGGTCCTTCTCCCGCGATGCAGCTGTGCAGAGACGAGCGGTTCGGAGATGAAAGCTGGACCAGATGCAGCAGAAATATGTGGAGTCTGAAC GTGATCCTTTACGCGCTTCGCATTTTCGTCCTCATCCTGCTCGTCCTGCAGCTCTGCATCGTCATCAGCGTCAGCGTCTTCTCCGGGAAAGCCGTCAGACGCTCCGACCGCTACGCTCCCATCATG GTGATGGTTGACAATGGCAGCGATGTCGACCTGTTGGGCAGCGAAGGCAAAGAAACGTCCTGA